In Drosophila miranda strain MSH22 chromosome XR, D.miranda_PacBio2.1, whole genome shotgun sequence, the genomic window ATCGACATGTTCTGTTGTTAGCATGTTAAATATGTAtcgatatatattttttggtgATAATATATTTCAAGTTGAAAATAGTATGGATATTTTCACTTTGGCGCGCAGCTCTAGTTCTACATGCACATGCGCCATCTGTCGGTAGTTACATGAATGATTTATTTTTggaaacattttttttttcgtttcgaAAAAAGGCCGCTCAGTTTCAGCTTCGTTGCTTTGATTTTAATGAAAACGATATATAAATTGAGACCCATAATACATTAGTATGATAAAAGGATCGAACAACAAAATgaaattttatttaaaaatactTATTTAGAGTCCAAAGACATTTTGGACTTTTCCTGGGCTTTTATTGTCGAAATGGTCGAAAAGGGATAACTCAAAAACATAAATTTAGCATTTTAAAGTTTAATATTTCCTAAGCTTAAATCTTAAGAGCTGCAAAACTTAAAGAAACGCTTGATAGCTGCCTGTAATGTTCTTATAAACAAGGTTCAAAATGTCAAATAAATTACCGACAagtaccaaaaaaaaagggtaCTCTTCGAGTAGAGGGTCTAAAAATACACCAAAAATATCATCCATTAGCCTTCAGAAATGTTAAGTTTACAAGATATTTGTTGCAATGTGAATAATTATtttacaaatatatatatttcgacCAAGTTCTACAATACacattatttatatttttaattttgtaaAACATATTTTAGATGTAAAATgaaaatttttaatatttttgggTAGCAAAATTGGCAATAAAACGTTCTTTAGCAGTACAAAAAAATTAACATGTTTCATTTCACAAATATGCACAGGAATCAAAGTTAAACTTTTAAAGCTTCTAAGCATTGCATCAATATTTACCTAAGCAGACTACATTTTAAAAAGCATTTTAGTTCATGAAGATACATATATTTGTTCGTTCAGCAGTTAtcaatttagcaagctgaaaTGGTCGATGTCCTACTGTGCGTTGACGCAAAAATATCATCGTTAAAATTATTCGAATTTTAACAGCCTGGCTTTTTCCCCTCGACgtacaatttaaaataaaaacgTATTATTACAGGATGCTTATTTGAGCGTTCTTAGAGATGTATTTTAATGTGACTTGGAAACACTATATATTTAAAACCAATCGACTAGCTTTTACACTGGAGCTGTGTCCATCCGTCTCTACGTCTTGCCGGAGACCCACAAAAAACAGCTCATCCAAATATACAAATTTGACGGGTAATATATGTCTGAGGAAGAAAAATCAATAGTATCATTAGATAAGAAACTTTTGTGGACACCTCCGACAATACTGGAGAAGAGAGCGAACATTGACAGTTTTCGAGTTAAAAAAAAGTCGCGTATCCACAAGGATATTTCTGAAAGTGCTCTTGAAAACATATCGTTTGTAGATTACTAGACGGCTCATAAAGTGCTTAGCTGACTACCTGGGCGCACAATTTCGAAGGCATTAAAATGGGATTAGCGGCTATTTTCGGCGAAAATTGTACAATTGGGCAGGTAAGGTCATAAAACGACAGATGGAGGAATAAAGAAAGGTTTTTACCGGATGGATATTTATGACTGTCTAGAAATTGCATACCAATCAATTGCATATAAACAGTGGCCGGAGGCTAATGGAAATCAGTAGCAAGCCGACAACTTCAAGCAACACAATATATCCACAATAATAAGCCTGAAATCATGTCGAGCTCCGAGACCGAAACCAGCCAAATTTTGCAACGCCTGAACAGCCTAAAAATTGTAGAAGCTCCGAGAGACGACAGCAAAAGGGAATGCTTCTCATCATTGGTACCAGCTACCCCCAGCTGCGGGGGACAAGGAAAATTTCAAACGGAGCCTAAGAAACGACGCAAGATAAAACTCAATCGAGTCTACACCTATGAGGCGGATACACACTTTATCAAGGCGCGCAAGTCTTTGAACTTTTAatcaacaaacaacaacactACAACATAACACAACCTGATGTAATCATTATAATTATAAGCAGCACTGATTTCAAATCGGAAATACGTTCCCAGCACAAATACAATAAAGTATATTttatttcatcaatctattaaattaGTATTCATATCCTTGTCgctcattcactttcaaacaattACTCTTTGGCGCGCACCACTCGCATccagtcgatagtatcgattcGGCCATCGATGATGATGCTTTCTTCAAATCGGTTATGACTCTCTTTTTCGCTATCGTTCTTCGTTCAGGCTCTCTTTTATTTATTGGTAATAGCCGGTTGGCGACAATGGGCCCCATTTCATGTTGCTAATGTTTCTGCATAGCATTTATAGAATTATAGAATAgttatagaattgagaaaatgtttttCATCCCAAGTCTCCAAAGAAGGCAATAACAACTTAGTCTCTGTTTTAAATATCACAACGATATTTTGCAGTTTATTCTATTCTTTcagagaccaagaataggtatcaggatagagatatatgtacatacatatatatgaaaGATACCAATCATAttcatgaatatgtctaagatatatcaatttgagaatttattaattacgttttatcttcataCCATAATAAAactcaaaaattaaaaaaatctTTTATTTTGATAGAATAATGATTAATTCTGATTATTGTTATTGATTTGTATTGCCTAatcattatttttgatttgtttattgaataattatcaTTTTCGATTCTTGTTGTATAATTcgtattataattattattcttgatttttattgaataattattatttttgatttttattgaataattattatttttatttttattgtataattattattcttgatttttattgaatagttataatttttcatttttattgtataattcgtattataattattattcttgatttttattgaatactTATTATTTTTGGATCAAAACATTTattatataattattatttttgatttttattgtataattcgtattataattattattcttgatttttattcaataattattatttttggatcACAacatttattatatatttattatttcttTATTAATTACGGTTTAAAAACAGTTCGGAAAACAGTATCTTCGTATTAAAtgtattaaattaaattaggCCATTGCGCGCATCATGTCTtaaaataccagcaacattgcgactgttttttttgtttaactattttgtttaaaccttgttttagtcaaaatacaataaaaacaaggactaaaaactaacaaattttgtagaaaatttattcatcaatggccTAAAGTTATGTGGGCAAAAGGGTTTTAGTAAGacagaattattcaacggaatctctaaattgagcaatatgaacgactatcctctttcgtttttttttttacctatttcgctaaaaactttttttgtttgaccatTTTTGCTAAAATCTTTTTTttcgcaaaatgcaataaaagcaagtatttagaacAAGCCAGATAAGTGAAAAATAaattcattaatcggataaaattatgtgggcatggctaaatgttctatatagctgagAATATTCTACGGAAgataaaaaacgaggaatatgtaaaatgttacttgaattcgtcagtatatttacggtatattttttaaatgagatggtatattttggtatatttctgagagtGAGACGGTATAAATAAACAACAATAAACAAAGTTTCGATTTGGATGTTCAAAGGGTCCACTAACCCATAAAActataaaaaacaaaacgaaagcaCAGAATGACTGACATTACAGTATCCAATGAGGGTCCTGCAAATGGAAGTGAGCCGGTGGCGGTCGCAGAAGACCCATATCAGCAACCATCTCCAGAGTTCCTGCAGCGCAAGATCTATTTTCTCGTGGATCAGCTTAGAACAATGCACTCCGAGCTTCCTGAGTGAGTTGAAGCAGCCTTAAATAAGGGCAAAAACACGTTAGTAAGGTTAGTAGTAAAGTAGTAAAGCAACCAGCTTTTGTTTACAGAAACCTGCAAACCCGAATCTCCTACGATCTACTAACGGAACTGGCCAATTGTGTGCTCAATGATAGCATTTTCGTCATTGTCAAGGCTCTAATGGAGCTCCAGCATGAGACTGAGAGGCATTTGATCAAAATGCGTATGCAGGTGGAAAACGAATACGAAATTGAGGTATCCGACTGGCGTGCCAAAATTAAGGATCCCGAGGAACTTCTGCACATTCTGGGCCTAATGAAACTCAAGCATTCCAAAAAGCTAGTGGAGTCCGACAAGAAGATTATTGAAATTCTAGATCAAAAGGCAAGTTTGCGCAATAAACCAACCGAAATTCCCTATTTTTATTAACTATTTTGACTGCTTTGGCCAACAGGTAAATGACCAGCAATCCATTTTGCAGAAGGCTGGTGTGCCTGGCTTCTATGTCACCAAGTATCCCAAGGAGATCAAAATACAAATGTTCTTGCTCGATTTCATTTTGCGTCTGAGTCGGCTCAAGTACGAGCCCAACAAGTAGCAGCTGGAGCAAAATCCGGAGCCCCTAAAAAACAGCGATTGACTTTAAAATACGTTCCAGCCTGTCTTAATTAGAATATATAGACCCATTAAATTATTAACCGTGATCAAATGTCCAGCTCATCGTACTAAAAACCTGTCGTGCTGCGCAGTTAATCAGTAAGAAATGGAATTGTGAGAGTCCCAAAcaaagatagagagagagtgggagaaTTGACCAAAATAAAGATAGAGATAGCGCGCCTCTTTTACTCCCGCCGAGCGTAGTAAGCTGAGAGCCGGCGCTATAAATTGTGGCGACCAGTACACAGATGCATCAGTTCTGTTTGAAATTTCCAAAGAACACATTAAAAACTCTTGTGTGTAAAATGTCTCTGACTATCACGACAACTGTTTCACATCCTGAGCTTAAGGATCTGGTGAGTAAATGTGACACCCCACTTTCcttcatttaatttaagtttCTCAGACCCTGGCGAGGTCAGCCGGCCGGTTAGGTCATAAATGGCAATTGACAAAAGTTGAAAGCATTTACTCTTTGCTGCCAAGCAATTCGTTTTAAATGGTTTTGGCCAACCGAGCTTAGTTGCTTCCCAACAGCCAACCTGCTCGCCACGAAATGTTTGCGCGTTTGTTTCGTAATTTCAAGGCAAGAAAAGTCAAATATAAACCTATTTTATTATATCAGTGCGCCATAatttaataatataataataattttattttttttaatcgAAACTGACTAACGAATGCGAATATTTGTGAAAAACTTGAATTTTCTAGAAAAGTAGTTTCAGCCAACGGccttgattttgattttgtaaTGTCTGTGGGGCCAATCAGCTGTTTTGTCGAAagcacatatgtatgcacacaaagaaaaagaaaacgaaatcGAAAAAGCGAAAGAGTGAATTGCTAATGAGAGAGACACACGAGATATTGTAAAAATTGCCAAGTGTGgattttttatgtttttgttGCAAAATGCGCTGCTTGCCGGGATTCGGTTACGGTCTCACATTTCTGTTCTTGGTGTGACCTACAAAGcaatgaaatttaatttgattGAAATGATTACTCActcttttcttctttttcttcgACAACctgcagagcactgttcgcaatgaacaaaAGGAGCTGAGCATATCGCCCGTACATCATGTTAACATTCCCAAGGCAACAGCCACCTTCGGGATGGGCTGCTTCTGGGGGGCCGAATCCCTGTATGGAGCCACCCGGGGCGTGCTGAGGACCACTGTGGGCTATGCCGGCGGCAAATCCGAATTACCAACGTACCGTAAAATGTAAGCTTAGAGAAACTGAACATTGATCATTCTAACCCGAGCATTTCTTTTCTTCGCACACACACCCATCCCGTCTTCTATATCTATCTACCACTTTCCGACGCCTTACTAACCCACGAATTTCAACAGGGGCGATCACACGGAGGTTCTGGAAATTGACTACGATCCCACAGTGATCAGCTTCAAGGAGCTGTTGGACTTGTTCTGGAACAACCATGAGTATGGCCTGACTACACCCATCAAGCGTCAGTACGCCTCCTTGATTCTCTACCATGATGATGAGCAGAAGCAAATCGCCGAGACCTCCAagctggaggagcaggagcgtCGGGCTCCCGAGGTGATTACCACTGAGGTGGCACCCAAGGCGAACTTTTATGCGGCCGAAGCGTAAGTTTATTCAATCGGAAACCATCTCCGTCAATACTAATCCTCATTCTGATTTCCCATAGCTATCACCAAAAGTACAGATTGCAGGGCCACAAGGATCTGGCCACCTCTCTCAACCTCAGCCCCACGCTGTTGCAGAGCAGCTATGTGGCCACCAAACTGAATGGCTATCTGGCTGGTGTCGGGGGCATGGAGCAGTTCAAAACGGAGGTGGATACATTCGGACTTACGCCCACTCAGCGTCAATACTGCAACTATCACGTAGAGCAGAACGAGGGCCAGGGTCTCTACTGCTGACATGGACGTCTCTGCATAGATGTTAAGCTAAAATCGTACACATAAGGGGGGTATACTTTAAAATCAgcttttttcattttttgcTTGTTCAAAACAAAATGCGTATTATGTAGATTTAGGAGTATTGAAACAAATCttaaatatacaaatattttataataaaaaaattatcTCAAAtggaatttatttatttttggctCTTGCTTCTCATTTATTGCTTGCATTCGACCGATAAAGCAACCTTTTTTTGGCCTACGTGATAATATTATTCAGCTTGATCCTAGGTAAATTGAGAAAAACAACAGCTTACATAGCTTGCTGCCTAATCTGGGATGATAAACATTTGGTAGTCATATAATGATTTCGAAACAGGATGATAACGATTTTGCTGGGTCATATGGCTAATGTGCCCTCATTGAGTCTATGATCCGATCGAGCCAGAAGTGAATTTCTTGTTAACTCAAGCTATAGAGAATCTGTAGATTTTAATCATGTAAGGATGCTTTGTCGTATCACTGTTTTAAATACTTTTGTAAAAGATTGGCAGGATATCACTTCCATAAGTCCTGTCTTTAGGATTGACTTAACTTTTATAATCTACAAACAAAACCTTCAGCTTAGATTCAGGGTTTAACAGTCTTGAACATTTACAGAAATCGTATGGGGAAAGTTGAAGGACCCTTAACTATAGGCAGTAATGACTAGCAATATATGGCATTGAAAGTAGAACGAAATTCTCCTAGTCATAGTCTAACTATATCTGGGGTCTGATTAGAAAAATATAGTGCTTCAAGTTCTTCATAAAATATAATTAGACGGCGGATGGGAAGTGCAAACCAAACAGAATTTATTATATCCGGGGCCTTCAACCCAAACTCTATAGCTTTGACCGCTCTTTTATTAATTTCTATAATGCTCTGAGAGCAGAGCACATGTTGTCACTCCCAGCCAGTCATCCTCTCCCCACATTGAATGAATGGCAAACCAGAAAGCGCCGACAACTATCAGACAACGCTCTCTCCTTCTCCGTCTCTGCCTCCGTCTACGTCTGCGTCTGCTCTCCTCTATCATTCGTTCATAGCGGCAAGGCGGCAAAGCGCCCGCGTGCGATAAAGTTAAAGCGAAAACGGCATAGTATTTTGTTTACAGCAAATGCAAGATTTAAATTGTATTTCGTTAAATGATTTCTATATAAAAGAATGTTCAGAATCGCATGAGATTCGGTCTAGCCATACCCCATAAGCTAAAGTATCTGATTCTtcaaaaatcattaaaatcGATGCACCCACTGGGTGCTGGCAAACTTTTGCACTTTATGGGGTTCGCAAACAAGCAATCGGTACACTTTTCGGATATAACATAGCTTGGTCCAGGAGCCACCAACTGCCAAAATTTGGATCAAAAATCTATAACCGTTTATCCTCAGCGATTTTTACAAGATTTTCCGTTATACGTTTCAGCCTAGAAGAGGAAGAGCAGCATTCCCCGAAGCACACGAGATTGTCAGACGCGCGACGATAGACATACATAACAACAAAAGCTATTAATGACGGGGCGCTTTGTTTGTATTAGTCGCACGGGTTGGGTTGATAATAATTTCACTGGTTTCGCTTTACAGGCAAGAAGGGTCAATGAGTCTAGGGAAAATGGCACAAGTCAGTCCGTAAGGGGCTGTCACTGAAAGGTCGGCATTGAGCACTGAGGCTctttctacatacatatgtatatgtacatacgtaatCAATATGATTTGCATTAAATAATTATACCCTGGCATGGGGCAGGGTATTATAGTATTGCCCAGATGTTTGTAATGCAGAGATTAATCTCTTAATGATTTCAATACGATTTATCatcaaattaaatgtaaattgttaGTTTAAAGGATCTTATCGAGACAACATTTTATGgagatgtatttttattaactTTTAGGTGGAAATTAATCATTATGGAATTATTATTCAGCAAGttgatatatgtacatacattgtCATGGCAGTCATATATCAACCAAGTATAAATatcatatattatatttaacaGATGCAGAGTATCAAAAGTTTCGACCACGAATCCAACCGCCTGCCCTTCTTGTTTCAAATTTATATTGAGAAAGTCGATAGCGCACACAGAAGCTGAACATACACAGTTATTT contains:
- the LOC108153136 gene encoding peptide methionine sulfoxide reductase isoform X4, producing the protein MFARLFRNFKSTVRNEQKELSISPVHHVNIPKATATFGMGCFWGAESLYGATRGVLRTTVGYAGGKSELPTYRKMGDHTEVLEIDYDPTVISFKELLDLFWNNHEYGLTTPIKRQYASLILYHDDEQKQIAETSKLEEQERRAPEVITTEVAPKANFYAAEAYHQKYRLQGHKDLATSLNLSPTLLQSSYVATKLNGYLAGVGGMEQFKTEVDTFGLTPTQRQYCNYHVEQNEGQGLYC
- the LOC108153138 gene encoding gonadal protein gdl isoform X1 — encoded protein: MTDITVSNEGPANGSEPVAVAEDPYQQPSPEFLQRKIYFLVDQLRTMHSELPENLQTRISYDLLTELANCVLNDSIFVIVKALMELQHETERHLIKMRMQVENEYEIEVSDWRAKIKDPEELLHILGLMKLKHSKKLVESDKKIIEILDQKVNDQQSILQKAGVPGFYVTKYPKEIKIQMFLLDFILRLSRLKYEPNK
- the LOC108153138 gene encoding gonadal protein gdl isoform X2; this translates as MELQHETERHLIKMRMQVENEYEIEVSDWRAKIKDPEELLHILGLMKLKHSKKLVESDKKIIEILDQKVNDQQSILQKAGVPGFYVTKYPKEIKIQMFLLDFILRLSRLKYEPNK
- the LOC108153136 gene encoding peptide methionine sulfoxide reductase isoform X5 yields the protein MFARLFRNFKSTVRNEQKELSISPVHHVNIPKATATFGMGCFWGAESLYGATRGVLRTTVGYAGGKSELPTGDHTEVLEIDYDPTVISFKELLDLFWNNHEYGLTTPIKRQYASLILYHDDEQKQIAETSKLEEQERRAPEVITTEVAPKANFYAAEAYHQKYRLQGHKDLATSLNLSPTLLQSSYVATKLNGYLAGVGGMEQFKTEVDTFGLTPTQRQYCNYHVEQNEGQGLYC
- the LOC108153136 gene encoding peptide methionine sulfoxide reductase isoform X2, whose amino-acid sequence is MHQFCLKFPKNTLKTLVCKMSLTITTTVSHPELKDLSTVRNEQKELSISPVHHVNIPKATATFGMGCFWGAESLYGATRGVLRTTVGYAGGKSELPTGDHTEVLEIDYDPTVISFKELLDLFWNNHEYGLTTPIKRQYASLILYHDDEQKQIAETSKLEEQERRAPEVITTEVAPKANFYAAEAYHQKYRLQGHKDLATSLNLSPTLLQSSYVATKLNGYLAGVGGMEQFKTEVDTFGLTPTQRQYCNYHVEQNEGQGLYC
- the LOC108153136 gene encoding peptide methionine sulfoxide reductase isoform X1; protein product: MHQFCLKFPKNTLKTLVCKMSLTITTTVSHPELKDLSTVRNEQKELSISPVHHVNIPKATATFGMGCFWGAESLYGATRGVLRTTVGYAGGKSELPTYRKMGDHTEVLEIDYDPTVISFKELLDLFWNNHEYGLTTPIKRQYASLILYHDDEQKQIAETSKLEEQERRAPEVITTEVAPKANFYAAEAYHQKYRLQGHKDLATSLNLSPTLLQSSYVATKLNGYLAGVGGMEQFKTEVDTFGLTPTQRQYCNYHVEQNEGQGLYC
- the LOC108165522 gene encoding protein Z600; the protein is MSSSETETSQILQRLNSLKIVEAPRDDSKRECFSSLVPATPSCGGQGKFQTEPKKRRKIKLNRVYTYEADTHFIKARKSLNF
- the LOC108153136 gene encoding peptide methionine sulfoxide reductase isoform X3: MRCLPGFGYGLTFLFLSTVRNEQKELSISPVHHVNIPKATATFGMGCFWGAESLYGATRGVLRTTVGYAGGKSELPTYRKMGDHTEVLEIDYDPTVISFKELLDLFWNNHEYGLTTPIKRQYASLILYHDDEQKQIAETSKLEEQERRAPEVITTEVAPKANFYAAEAYHQKYRLQGHKDLATSLNLSPTLLQSSYVATKLNGYLAGVGGMEQFKTEVDTFGLTPTQRQYCNYHVEQNEGQGLYC